Genomic DNA from Candidatus Obscuribacterales bacterium:
GTATCATGCGATCGCGGCTGGTCACCGTGACCTTAGGTGGAACTCTGATCACCAATGTATTAGCCCTATTAGTCTTAGCCATCGTTGTGCGTGCTGCCGAGGGTGAACTCACCCTTGGCTTCTGGCTATTTCTCATTCCAGCCTTAACCATCTATACGATCGCTACCCTTGTAGGCGTACCCATTATCGGACGATGGTTCTTCCAGAAATTTGGTCATGATGAAGGCGCTGAATTTATTTTCGTGCTCACCACCTTATTTGTGGTGTCATCTATTGCTGGCATGATTCAAATTGAGCCCATCGTGGGAGCTTTTCTGGCAGGTATTGCCATTACTCAGCTCATTCCCGCTCTCAGTCCACTGATGAACCGAATTCAGTTCATCGGCAACACATTGTTTGTGCCGTTTTTCTTAATCTCCGTAGGCATGTTAGTCGATCCCTTAGTGCTGATTCGGGAACCCCAGTCGATCTTAGTTGCTGTTGTCATGATTGGGGCAGAGCTGATCAGCAAATACAGTGCAGCTTGGGGCATCGGTCGCTGGTTTCATATTCCCCATAATGGGGTGATGGTGATGTTTGGCTTATCGGTTGCCCAAGCCGCTTCAACCTTAGCAGCTATTACCGTTGCCTTTAACATTGACCTCGTGGATGAACTGACGGTCAACGGCACTATTGCCATGATCTTGATGAGCTGCATTTTGTCGCCTTGGATTACATCTCGATGGGGCAGTCGATTACAACCCCAAGAACCCCAGACATCTGTTCCAGAGCATGAACAATGGGGTAGACGGGTTTTAGTACCCGTGGCTAATCCCAATACTGAGAATAACTTATTGCAGTTAGCCTTGATGCTGGTGAAACGAGGGCAGGGCACCCTGCTCCCTATACACGTCGTATCGGATGCTGGAGAAGCGATCGCTCCTTCATCCATGACCCAACAGTCCCA
This window encodes:
- a CDS encoding cation:proton antiporter; its protein translation is MTLCSLPLPLLPYDLAQLSGPITDPVQIFLIIIAIMLVAPLIVERLKMPGLIGLIIAGVIVGPYGLNILERDATIELLGTVGLLFLMFLGGLETSLEDLKGNAKQAITFGMATFLLPMLLGTAAMLMLGYDLLAAILVASCFASHTLVALPIVSRLGIMRSRLVTVTLGGTLITNVLALLVLAIVVRAAEGELTLGFWLFLIPALTIYTIATLVGVPIIGRWFFQKFGHDEGAEFIFVLTTLFVVSSIAGMIQIEPIVGAFLAGIAITQLIPALSPLMNRIQFIGNTLFVPFFLISVGMLVDPLVLIREPQSILVAVVMIGAELISKYSAAWGIGRWFHIPHNGVMVMFGLSVAQAASTLAAITVAFNIDLVDELTVNGTIAMILMSCILSPWITSRWGSRLQPQEPQTSVPEHEQWGRRVLVPVANPNTENNLLQLALMLVKRGQGTLLPIHVVSDAGEAIAPSSMTQQSQLLAAAEQIAHAAVAQVEAIGRVDDSIDKGIIRAAMERHASLIICGWKGYSTYRENFFGGVLDKIVRSANVPVLVTRFPVPIKNTRRVILAADESETTQEEFMQTITLAQQISDELKANLQVLQLVQSGGQSRYRHLDLNPDLRIEKIQG